One Tubulanus polymorphus chromosome 5, tnTubPoly1.2, whole genome shotgun sequence DNA segment encodes these proteins:
- the LOC141905340 gene encoding uncharacterized protein LOC141905340 has translation MLAAPVSPNTGPRVKAEAQGNYERNKGCLGLFFNQEANKQYNSPRPAGRCPSGAAREQLEKHRGQMGNWLDESKNKEYESPRPVARCPSAAAREQMEKHKGCMDSMMGGYPSMPPSRKVHARAVKPEAGGNAKAHSGGATKSLFENYGHQKQSAQPQPRVKSEAEENFFRNKGSMSTIFGDSRGVYSQPKPEPRVKPEAANNAELNKGNRASKILCMMPPSSR, from the coding sequence ATGTTGGCAGCGCCCGTATCCCCGAATACTGGCCCTCGCGTCAAAGCGGAAGCCCAGGGAAATTACGAGAGAAACAAGGGTTGTTTGGGTTTGTTTTTTAATCAAGAAGCAAATAAACAGTATAACTCTCCGAGGCCAGCAGGTCGATGCCCTTCAGGGGCTGCGAGAGAACAATTAGAGAAACATCGAGGACAAATGGGTAATTGGTTGGATGAgtcgaaaaataaagaatatgaGTCACCCAGACCAGTTGCTAGGTGCCCGTCGGCTGCTGCGAGAGAACAAATGGAGAAACATAAAGGCTGTATGGATTCAATGATGGGCGGTTATCCGTCTATGCCGCCGTCCAGAAAGGTGCACGCGCGGGCCGTGAAGCCCGAAGCGGGTGGTAATGCCAAGGCACATTCCGGCGGTGCCACTAAATCACTATTCGAAAACTACGGACATCAAAAACAATCGGCCCAACCACAACCACGAGTAAAATCAGAGGCtgaagaaaacttttttcgaaataaagGCTCGATGTCGACTATATTCGGCGATTCTCGAGGCGTTTATTCGCAGCCTAAACCTGAGCCTCGAGTGAAACCAGAGGCCGCTAACAATGCTGAATTGAATAAAGGGAATAGGGCCTCGAAGATATTATGCATGATGCCGCCATCCTCGAGATAA